The window TTGACAAGGAGGAAGTTTATCAGCTCCTGCCGGAATACTGGTTGATCAAGGTGAACAGCTTTGACGATATCGCCAAGGACACCCTGGATGAATGGATATATTTCCTGAAGAACGAGGAGATCAGGGACGATTTCAGTGCCAAGGGTTTGGAAAAAGCCAAACAGGAACTGGACATCATGAAGCTCTCTGAGGAGGAACGGAGGGCGTATTCCCGGTATTTGGATAATCTTCATTATCAGGCCAGCATGGCGGAGTCTACCTGGACAGCTGGGATGCTGGAGGGGAAGAGAGCGGTTGCGCTTAATCTGCTCGAATCGGGGTTGCTTGATATAGAGAAGATCGCGGAGATGACGGGGTTGACGTTGGAGAAGGTGCAGGGGCTGGTGAAAAACGGGAAAATGGATGAGAAAAGGGGGCAAGGAGCGGGGTAATCCGGCTCAGGAGTCGTGCTGCCTGACTTTCCCCTGCCCCTGAACCGTTTTGCACCGCTACAGCATGACATTCTCCTGCTCCATTGTCACTTTCTCCCGCTGCTGGATGATTTTTACCCGTTGCAGTGCCATTTTCTCCCCTTACAGGGGCTGTTTTTCCTGTTCCTTTGCGTTATTCTCCTGCTACGTTGTCATTTTTGCCCGTTTCCAGGGGAATCTTCCGCCTGTTTTGGCAGGGCATCCAGTTTTTTCCGGAGTTCTTCCAGGTTGCTCTTGCCTTCAAAGTATTCGATGAATGCCTCGGCGGCCTGGCGGGGGCGGTCGGGTAATTGTTTTACCTTTGGTATGGTCGCCCAGAAATTCCAATCGAAGTCTTTCCCCTCTCCTATTTGCTTAATGGTAGCCAATACTGACTGCCAAGATCCTTCTGGATTCAGCAGCCAGGCATAGAAACGGACGATGCCGTAATCGGTTTCTTCCGGTTTGAGCAGCTTATCCAGTGCAGCGATACGTTGGCGGCAACGGCCTGCATCACCTTGTACCCAAGCCAGCTCCATGTCATCACTAAGCAGAGTTAGATTCTCAGGGGCATACTGAAGAGCCTTGGCATATTTTTCTGCGGCCTGCTTCAGGTTGCCGATCCTCCATAATTGAAAAGAAAGATCACGCTGCGCTGATACACTCGTTGGGTCTGACGCTGCAAGTCGTTCACGAATCTCAAGAGACTTTGTGTAATAGCCGAGTGCTTCATCACTCCTGCCAAGGCTTTGCTTGATACCGCCTAACTTATTATAACTGACCGAAAGATCACGCTGCGCTGATACACTCGTTGGGTCAGAATCTACAAGACGCTTAAAAATCTCAAGAGACTTTGTGTAATAGCCGAGTGCTTCATCACTCCTGCCAAGGCTTTGCTGGATATTGCCTAACCTATTATAACTGACCGAAAGATCACGCTGCGCTGATACACTCGTTGGGTCTGACGCTGCAAGTTGTTCAAAAATCTCCCGGGACTTTGTGTAATAGCCGAGTGCTTCATCACTCCTGCCCAGGTCTTGCTGGACATCACCTGACTTATTATAACTGACCGAAAGATCACGCTGCGCTGATACACTCGACGGGTCGGACTCTACAAGACGTTCACGAATCTCCAGAGACTTTATGTAATAGCCGAGTGCTTCATCACTCCTGCCAAGGCTTTGCTGGAGATCTCCCATTTTTTCATAACTGACCGAAAGATCACGCTGCGCTGATACACTCGATGGGTCGGACGCTGCCAGTCGTTCACTAATCTCAAGAGACTTTGTGTAATAGCCGAGTGCTTCATCACTCCTGCCAAGGCTTTGCTGGATATTGCCTAAATTATTATAACTGACCGAAAGATCACGCTGCGCTGATACACTCGATGGGTCAGACGCTGCAAGGCGTTCACGAATCTCAAGAGATTTTTGAAATATCGCAAGGGCCTTCTTGCTATCACCCAGTACAGTCAGCCATAGCATTCCAACCTTATTAAGATTAACCGATCTCTCACGTTCGCTGTCAGCATCCTTTCCGGCCAGTTCATAAATCCGCTCCAAAGAAGCAAGGTTCTGCTCCAAAATAACCCTGGTCACCTGCGATGTTCCTGGAATCCTTTCCAGCAGTTCAGGAATATCATAGGTGAAGCGACTAATCACCCGCAAAGCCAGCTCTTTCTGTCGCTCCGCCAACTGCCGATTTTCTTCCGCCCGCTGTAAATGCCCATGTGCTGTGCGCCATTGAATAAAACTGAATCCTGCCAGCCCGGAGACCAGCAGCAACCCCACAAGCAGTATTCCTATAGTTTTGTGTTTTTGCTTCCTTACCCGCAGTTCTTCCGCTTCAGCCTCCTGCTGGCTCTGCTGCAAGAGCCCCATCGTCACCTGAAAGCCCCCGCCATAGCGTTCACCCCAGGCCGCAATAGGTTGCTGTTTCCCTTGCCACTCCAGGGCATTGACCAGATCCACCCCACGCAACAACTCAGCTTTCCCCTGCTGATACAGTTCCGCACTCTGGCAGAGACGCCGGTATGCCTCCGCGCTCTGCGCCTCTTCCTCTGTCCATCCCTGGAGCAGCCCCCATTGACGAATCAGGCTTTCATGGCTGATATCCAGCAGGATCTTCTCATCCAGGATATTCTGCTGATCTCCGTGATCCCCGCCACTGGGTTCACCTTATGAAACAGAGGCGGTGAGAAAATTACGCCCCTGCCGACAAAAGGCCTCAATCACCGGCAGCAGGGCCTTCCAATCTTGTCCGCTGATCCGGGCAATGGTGCCGATAGTCTCCGGGCGACGGGTATCCAGCCCACCTTCCTGCTCAGTCAGGGCCTGGAACAGGATCTTTGCCAGCTTTTGCTGGTCCTGGTCCAATTCGATATATGCCTCGTCCGCATGGTCGGATAAAGCCCGACGCAGACCACCCAGCTCTTCATAGGCCCGAAGGGTCAGGCAGGGCGATGTCTCCTCAGCCACCTGATACCAGAGACGCATCAGGCAGTGCTGGAGCAAAGGCAGCTGATCCTGCTGCCCACTCAGATCATTGAGCATCCGGGTCACCAGGGCCGGTTCCACTTCGCCGCCGAACATCTCGACCGGCCCCTCTATGGCATCCCGCAACTGGTCCCTGTCCATCTTGGGCATAAGATACAGCCCCTGATTAATGGCCTCGGGCAGGTGCTCAAATTGGGCGCAATGTCCGAGGAACTCGCTGCGTATGGTCAAAATAAGATAGATATCAGGATGGCGGGCAGCAGCCAAAAGCAGGGCCACAAAGGCGGCAGACTGGTCAGCGGATATCTTGGCTGCATAACGGAAGAGCTCCTCAAATTGGTCAACCAAGAGCAGCAACTTGCTCCCAGCAGGCCGTTCATTGCTTCCCTGCTGCCAAATCTCATGCAGACTGTATGCCCCTCGCTGCAAATTACGGCACAGACTTTTTTCCAGCAGCGACAGGTTGGCGGTCAAATCTTCCCCTTGCCCGAGTGTGTCAGCATAATCAGGCCGTAATGCCTGATCAGCCAGCAGGCCTACTGCCAGTTGCTGAAAAGGCGCATTGGCCGGGTGAATATCGACGATACGCCAGTAACTGCCTGCCTGCGGCAACATCCCACCAGCCAGGGCATTTGAGCAGACCGGTGCGAACCAGGGAGGATTTGCCGTAACCGGATGGGGCAATAACGGCCAGAAAATGCTGCCCGGCCAGCTTGTCCAACAGGGCCGCCACATGCTCTTCCCGACCAAAGAAAATCTCATTTTCATCCTGGCGAAAGGGGCGAAGGCCCGGATAGGGAGAGTGAGTATCCATCATGCCTGCACCTTTCCTTTGATCTGGCCAACCAGCGTTTGGAGACAAGGCTCCGCCAATAAATCGGGGCAATAAAAGACCTGGAGGTTACGCAAGGTTATACCAATGCCTTTCTCATTCTCCGGCCTGTCCTGGCAAACAGCAATGAGATGATGGGGAAAAGAACGTTTACGCTGGGCCTTCCGGCAGTTGAGCAAATGCTCCCGCACCCAGGCCTGCGAGGCCGTATGATAGAGGAGGAGCACGATATCCGCCTCCCGATAATTTTCTTCCAAATCACGCATGGCGTCCAGGGCACTCCGGGTATCCTGGAGGGGTACGGAAATATCGCAGAAATCATATTCCTGCAAACATCGCATGAGCTTTTCCGTCAGATGCATGTCTTCAGGAGCCGCATCAATGAAGATAAAATCACACGCGCTTTGCGCAGCAGAACTTTTCTCCGGCTTCTGCTGTCCGATCTTGTCAAGCTGGCGAATTACATGTTGCTTGAACTCTTCAAGGCCGCAGCTGATCTGCTCTGTCCCGAACCGTTCCCTTAGCTCCGATTCCAGAGGCGTATCTGGATGCCGCCAGTGCAGACAGGGCAGAACCGTTTCCCTTACCAGCTCATGCTGAAGCAAGGGAGTACTCATGCCCGGTGGACGGGGAGGATGTACATTGCTCAAGAGTTGGATGTACAGTTCTGACTGAGCCAAATCATCCCTGATCGCCTGTTGTAATGCCTGATCGTCCTTGGGAAAAAATAGAGCTCTTCCGGCAGGACACGTACGTTTTGTTGCTGCAAACAGATTTTCAGCTGCTCTCGTTCTGTATGCAGGTCATCACTGCATTCTGCGAGAAAGACGGTACGATTGCTGAATTGCTCATAGGTAGCAGCGGTAGGAATAGCTGCCTGCCCGCGACGAATCAATTGGGGAATCTGCTCTTCCTTCAGACCGAGCAGATTGAGTTCTGTACAGGCAAACTTATATGCCGATTCAATGGATTCTCCGTTGCCGAGGCTTTCATAAAAAGCCACGGAAAAGGCGATAGCCGCCTTATCGGAGATAGAGTCGCTCATCCCGATGACAAAATCAATATGCCGGGCAATGGCCTCGGCCTGCACCTGGGAATAACAGGCATTAAGAACAACGCACTGTACCTGAGCCGAGAAAAGACGGAAGAAAGCAGACAGAGCCTCCGCTTCAACAAACTGAGTTCTGCCCTGATCATCCTCAAAGCAAAGGCCATCTGCTCCTTCGCCATGTCCGCTGAAGTGGACAATCTGTGGCCGATACTGCTGCATGGCCCGGCGCAGATCGGAAACCCTTACCGCCTGACTACTTTTAAAGGTGAAGTTCGCTCTATTATTCGCCCGAAGAAGTCCCTCCTTAATATCTCTGATTTCTCGATCAATTCTTAACCTGGAGGTATCGTCGGGGTTGGCTGTGAGCAGCAGAATTACAGTCTGTTCCATGCGGCAACCAGTCAAAAGTAGAATGTTTGAAGGCGTGATAAGCTGAAATCGCAAGCTGTTATTATTTCGTCAATCGCTTAGTTTGTCAACAAAAGATATCCTTTTACAAATCTCAGAGAACTCTCAGAGTAATATAATCCAATGTACTCCTACGAGGCACCCTCCCCTTCTTTCAGACGCTCTTGGTCACCCGCCTGATGCAAGGTAACCTGCGTAAAAGGAATACCCCAGCCGTACTTGGTGCAGGCATCCACGCCAGCCTGCTGGAGAAAACGAGATAGGGCAAAATAATTCGTGGCCTGAGAGCTGGAAAATTTAGCAAAAATAAGCAAATTCAAGGAGGAAGCCGCAGCTTCCTTAAACTCCACGACCAGCTCAATCAGATCCTCTCCATATCCTTTTTCCTTCAGCGCTTCGATGATATGCCCATAGAGAAGACCGGGGATGGTATGGACAATGTCCGGCTGGCAATCATAATCAATGCCAAAATCGGTAAAAACAGCAAAGCTATTAATGGAGTAGTTAATCGGATTGAGCCCGAGAAAGGTCTGGGTTGCATAGGTTTTCCTCGCTCCGCCCCGGGTATCCAGCACGACCTGCTCCGGGGTTTGCAGGGCAATAGTGCCTATGGCTCCGTCCGAGAGTTCGACCAAATCCCCGGTCTTGGTGGGAAACCAGGGCTCATCTGTGTAAAACGGTCGCGACTCCAAGCCAATCAGGCCTGAAAGAGGAAGACGTATCATTCCACCCCGGAGGTCTGGATTATGAAGCCGGGTATAGAGATTCAAGGCCATGACCCGCCAAGGCAGCCCTTCATAGACGATGCGCTCGCCTTCACGGACAGTGCTCAGGTTAAGCAGGAGTTTGGCTTGTTCCCAAAATTTGGGCAAGGTATGTTTGCTGGTCCAGGCAATACCAAAGAGAAAAAGAAAGGCCAAGCCGAGCAGGACCCAGTCCCCGGAAAGATAAAGCACCAGGACAAAAGAGGCAGCAGCGAGCAGGAAGGTGAGCAGGTAGTAAACAATGACCGACAGACGCAGGCAAAAGGAACGATGCTCTCCCAGCCGCCCCAAGCGTGTTTTTTTATGCACAAGGCGCTGAGTCTCACGCATAACAAGAAAAACCACCAAAAAGGCGGCAAGGGCCAGGAAAAAATTGAGCCCACGGCTCTTAAAAAATTCACGAAATATTGTCCTGATGGAACTCAGTAAGGACACCTTGGTCTGTTCTTTTTCTGTGAGCTGTTGCTGCACAGCGGCCAACCTGGCCTTGAGCTCATCCTGCCGTTGTTGTCGGGCAAGTATCAGGCCTTCCAGCTCCTTCTTCATTTCCGCAGATTCTGCACGCTCCAGGTGTTGCTGAATATTTTTTATCGCATTTTCTGTCAGGTTAATGCGTTTCTGGTACACACCCAGCTGTTTGCGCAAGGCATCCATTTCTCTGGGCCGGGCAGTCAGCTTTTTCATTTCCTCCAGGATGGGACTGAACAGCTCCCGTAATTCCTTTTGCCAGTCAATATTTTCCGTGGTTACAGTAAACTCTGCCGGATCCACCCCGGAGACAATACTCTCGAAATCACTGTCCAAGGTCTGAATACGGGCTGATATCTCCTGAATCTCCGCCCGCAGGACTTCCTGCTGGGCCTCGGTTTTTTCCTTTTTGAGAAGTTTTTCCTCTTCTGCCAACCTCTTCTTCAGGGCCTGTTTTGTCTGAATAATTTGTTGTAAGGTGTCATTGGATGGCACCGAAGCAGAAGGGCCGGGAGCGACTTCTGCCTCGGCCTCCGTCTGACATCCACTGAGAACCAAACAACTTGCCAGGAAGAAACAAAGAAAACATATTGTAGGAAGAACAGAAAAAAAGAAGACCTTGCCTGTTATACGGAACATGCGAACCCTCTCAAGATATTTTAATATTATGAAAAAATTATAAAAAACTGGGCCTACTGTACAGGCAGAGGCATTTTTTTGCAAGGTAGGATGCGAATAAAAAATGCGCTTAACAGCACGGAATAAAGAGGAAACAAAAAAAGGTGGTACCTTTTACTTCAATCAGACAAGAAGCTGATTCAGCTATAGAATATGACGAGACGAGATAAAATCTTTCATGATCTCAGGAAAAAACACCCTGTTTTGAGTTATGAAAAATTCACGCTCAGTGAAGATAAGGAGAAGGTGTATATACGTTTTTATTATCACCTGGCGCCGGATATCCTCTTTCAGCATGAAATCAATCTGCTCAAAAAGGATATAGAGCAGGTGCTTTCCTTAGCAGACCCCAGACTTCAGCACGTTGCCTTTCAGCTTGGCCTGATGGAATTACTACGCTACTGGAAACTGACCTGCTCGCCCAAGATTATCCTGCGGGCAGGCGCCCTTTCCAGCGAACAGCTAGCCTGGTGGAAAAAACTCTTTTTTTACGGCTTGCAGGAATTCTTTCATGTGAACTCCATCAGGACGGACTTTGTGGATTTCCTCCATTTTGAGGTGGAGTCATCACAGAGCTTTTCAAAAGCTGACTTCAAGACTGACTTTCCGCTTGGAGAAAAAAGGCAGCTCATACCTATTGGTGGGGGAAAAGATTCCATTGTTACCCTGGAACTTCTCGCGCCTTTTCAGCCCCAGAATTGCTGCCTGATTGTTAATCCGCAAAGGGCCCGCCTTGAAAGCGCCAGGATTGCAGGTTACGCATCCCAGGATATTATCGAGGTCCGTCGGATTCATGATGAGCAACTCAGCCGCTTGTCAGACCAAGGCTACCTGAACGGGCATTGCCCTTTCTCGGCCTTTCTCGCCTTTCTTTCCCTCTTTGTCTGTGCGCTCTTCGGTCTGAAATACATCGTTGTTTCCCACGAATCCAGTGCCAATGAAGGAAATATTGCCGGTTCCTCGATTAACCACCAATACTCAAAAAGCTTTTCCTTTGAGCAGGATTTCACCGCCTATGTGCGACAACATATTACAGAGACGGTGCAATACTTCAGCATATTACGCCCCTTTAACGAGCTCCAGATCGCAAAGTATTTTTCCCGGCTCTCTCCCCGCTATTTCCTGGAATTTCGCAGCAGTAATCGTCTCAGTGGGAAAAACCGCTGGTGTGGTGAATGCGCAAAATGTCTCTTTATTCAGATCATCCTCTCTCCTTTTCTTGATGCATCCGCTCTGCGTTCGATTTTTCCCTCTTCCCTCTTTTCCCAGCCCCAGCTGCTTCCCATCTTTCTCCAGCTGATCGGTGCTGACCCTATCAAGCCCTTTGAATGTGTAGGAACCAGAGAAGAAATTAATACCGCCCTTTCCCTTGCTCTTCTGCGGCAAAAGAAAGAAGAGGGGTCTGAGTCTCCCCTGCCCTTTCTGCTCACAACATACAGAGAACAATACAGCCACCTTATGCTGGAAAAATCAGAAATCCAAATACTCCTCAGGACCTATAATAAGGAACACCTTGTCCCGGAGAAATTCACAGACCTCCTCCACTCATTTATGATAATTATGTCCAGCCTTGATTGAACAGGCCCGGTAAAGCTGTTCCAGAAGGATAAAACGAGTCATTTCGTGGGTAAAGGTCAGCCGCGAAAGGGACCAGATATGATCGGCCCGCTGGCGCACCTGTGCATCCAAGCCCAGATGACCACCAATCAAAAAGCAGACGGTCTGCACCCCCCTGTCCTCCCAGGCAGCAAGGGTGGTAGCTATCTCCTCCGAGGTCTGCTCACGACCTGTGGGGTCCAGAGCCACGGTGAGGGAGGCCGAGGCCGCTTGGGTCATGAGCTGCTCACCTTCACGTGCCATGATAACCTGATCAGCATCATTCTTACTGTATTTGCATTTCAGCACCTTCATCTCAAGCGGGACATAGCGCCGCAGACGTCCTGCATAATCCTCAATCGCCTGATCCAGGTATCTTTCTTTGGTTTTCCCTAGAAAGGGAAGCAAAATCTTCATTCCGGAACTCTCATTACAATTCCACCGTAAGCGGAAAGATTATTTTTGTTTTTCTCTTTCAAAACATACAATTAAGAAAATTAAAACTTTTGCACTTTATTAACAAAAGGTAGCAATACTCAATAAAAATAACACTGTGGTATAAAAAAACTACACATGTGGTACAATTTGTTATAGCATTATAGTTAAGAAGAGAAACAAGGCAAGAACACAAACCAAAAAAGGGTGAAAAGAAATGGAACATCGTGAAGCGGTCCGAATCTTGATGCTGAGTCCTTTTTAATTTCGGATGAGCCTGAAAGAGAGGCTTCAGCAGATCAAGACGTATTGCCGCGAAGTTGCAGGATCATTTTCGTAATGGATAAGAACAGAACGCTTTAATAATCATGAGAAATATATATTTTCTCTCACGTCGCTATCTTGAGTAGCAACAAGGAAAAGTACGGCTCATTTTTCCTGAGCACATGCAGGGAGGGAAAATGAGGAACAGACTTCACATAACAGGCTGTATGCGAAGTTGGAAGTCAACAGAGAGATGTGAAAATGGATCGAAATATTTGGTTGATGATGGTTAATCAGAATGGTAATGGCCTGTACAAAAAGGGATATCTCGGCAGAGAGGTGCATGAATTTGAAATTCAGGCAGCTCTTGAGGCACAGAGAGTCTTTGCAGAGATGACCAACACAGATAAGATTCGTATTACCTGCATGGAATATACAACTCCGCCGGAAGGCTCAACTTATCGGAGCATTACCGAACCCATTCACCGGAAAAT is drawn from Candidatus Electrothrix aestuarii and contains these coding sequences:
- a CDS encoding CHAT domain-containing protein, yielding MEQTVILLLTANPDDTSRLRIDREIRDIKEGLLRANNRANFTFKSSQAVRVSDLRRAMQQYRPQIVHFSGHGEGADGLCFEDDQGRTQFVEAEALSAFFRLFSAQVQCVVLNACYSQVQAEAIARHIDFVIGMSDSISDKAAIAFSVAFYESLGNGESIESAYKFACTELNLLGLKEEQIPQLIRRGQAAIPTAATYEQFSNRTVFLAECSDDLHTEREQLKICLQQQNVRVLPEELYFFPRTIRHYNRRSGMIWLSQNCTSNS
- a CDS encoding tetratricopeptide repeat protein, translating into MLRGVDLVNALEWQGKQQPIAAWGERYGGGFQVTMGLLQQSQQEAEAEELRVRKQKHKTIGILLVGLLLVSGLAGFSFIQWRTAHGHLQRAEENRQLAERQKELALRVISRFTYDIPELLERIPGTSQVTRVILEQNLASLERIYELAGKDADSERERSVNLNKVGMLWLTVLGDSKKALAIFQKSLEIRERLAASDPSSVSAQRDLSVSYNNLGNIQQSLGRSDEALGYYTKSLEISERLAASDPSSVSAQRDLSVSYEKMGDLQQSLGRSDEALGYYIKSLEIRERLVESDPSSVSAQRDLSVSYNKSGDVQQDLGRSDEALGYYTKSREIFEQLAASDPTSVSAQRDLSVSYNRLGNIQQSLGRSDEALGYYTKSLEIFKRLVDSDPTSVSAQRDLSVSYNKLGGIKQSLGRSDEALGYYTKSLEIRERLAASDPTSVSAQRDLSFQLWRIGNLKQAAEKYAKALQYAPENLTLLSDDMELAWVQGDAGRCRQRIAALDKLLKPEETDYGIVRFYAWLLNPEGSWQSVLATIKQIGEGKDFDWNFWATIPKVKQLPDRPRQAAEAFIEYFEGKSNLEELRKKLDALPKQAEDSPGNGQK
- a CDS encoding 23S rRNA (pseudouridine(1915)-N(3))-methyltransferase RlmH → MKILLPFLGKTKERYLDQAIEDYAGRLRRYVPLEMKVLKCKYSKNDADQVIMAREGEQLMTQAASASLTVALDPTGREQTSEEIATTLAAWEDRGVQTVCFLIGGHLGLDAQVRQRADHIWSLSRLTFTHEMTRFILLEQLYRACSIKAGHNYHK